One Bacillus amyloliquefaciens DSM 7 = ATCC 23350 DNA window includes the following coding sequences:
- a CDS encoding DHH family phosphoesterase: MPSFYEKPLFRYPIYALIALSIIIILISIYFNWVIGAVGVVLLAVILFFIKRADSLIRREIDDYISTLSYRLKKVGEEALMEMPIGIMLFNDQYYIEWANPFLSSCFNESTLVGRSLYDTCEAVVPLIKQEVDSETITLNERKFKVVIKRDERLLYFFDVTEQIEIEKQYENERTVLAYVFLDNYDDVTQGLDDQTRSTMNSQVTSLLNAWAQEYGIFLKRTSSERFIAVLNEHILTELENAKFSILDEIREKTSVHTVSLTLSIGIGASVSSLKELGDLAQSSLDLALGRGGDQVAIKMPNGKVKFYGGKTNPMEKRTRVRARVISHALKEIVSESSNVIIMGHKFPDMDAVGAAIGILKVAQANGKEGYIVIDPNQIGSSVQRLIEEIKKYEELWSRFITPEEAMEISNDDTLLVVVDTHKPSFVMEERLVNKIEHIVVIDHHRRGEEFIKDPLLVYMEPYASSTAELVTELLEYQPKRLKINMIEATALLAGIIVDTKSFSLRTGSRTFDAASYLRAKGADTVLVQKVLKESVGSYIKRAKLIQHTSLYKENIAIASLPENEEEYFDQVLIAQAADSLLSMSEVEASFAVARRDEHTVCISARSLGEVNVQIIMEALDGGGHLTNAATQLSGISVSEALVRLKEAIDEYFEGGVQR; this comes from the coding sequence ATGCCTAGTTTTTATGAAAAACCGTTGTTTCGGTATCCCATCTATGCATTGATTGCATTATCAATCATCATAATCCTCATCAGCATCTACTTTAACTGGGTGATAGGAGCCGTCGGCGTTGTGCTGCTCGCCGTGATCTTGTTTTTCATTAAGCGTGCGGATTCTCTGATCAGAAGAGAAATTGACGATTATATCTCCACGTTATCGTATAGATTGAAAAAAGTAGGCGAAGAGGCATTAATGGAAATGCCTATCGGGATTATGCTGTTTAATGATCAATATTACATTGAGTGGGCGAATCCGTTTTTGTCTTCCTGCTTTAATGAAAGCACGCTCGTCGGGCGCTCGCTGTATGACACATGTGAGGCCGTCGTGCCGCTGATCAAGCAGGAGGTCGATTCGGAAACGATCACCTTGAATGAGCGGAAATTTAAAGTGGTGATTAAAAGAGATGAGCGCTTGCTTTATTTCTTTGATGTGACAGAACAGATTGAGATTGAAAAGCAGTACGAAAATGAGAGAACCGTGCTGGCATATGTCTTTTTAGATAATTACGATGATGTCACGCAGGGGCTGGATGACCAAACGAGAAGCACGATGAACAGCCAGGTCACCTCATTATTAAATGCATGGGCGCAGGAGTACGGCATTTTCCTGAAGCGGACGTCCTCGGAGCGGTTTATCGCAGTGTTAAATGAACACATATTAACGGAGCTTGAAAACGCGAAGTTTTCGATTTTGGATGAAATCCGTGAAAAAACATCCGTTCACACTGTATCTTTGACCCTCAGCATCGGCATCGGCGCATCGGTTTCTTCCTTGAAGGAGCTTGGAGATCTGGCGCAGTCCAGTCTCGATCTGGCTCTCGGCCGCGGAGGCGACCAAGTGGCGATCAAAATGCCGAACGGCAAGGTGAAATTTTACGGCGGCAAAACGAATCCGATGGAGAAGCGCACAAGGGTGCGTGCACGGGTGATTTCCCACGCGCTCAAGGAAATTGTATCAGAAAGCAGCAATGTCATTATCATGGGGCATAAATTTCCTGACATGGACGCAGTCGGAGCCGCAATCGGAATATTGAAGGTGGCGCAAGCCAACGGCAAGGAAGGCTACATCGTCATTGATCCGAACCAGATCGGATCAAGTGTTCAGCGCCTGATTGAAGAAATTAAAAAATACGAAGAGCTGTGGTCGCGGTTTATCACGCCGGAAGAGGCGATGGAAATTTCAAATGATGACACGCTGCTTGTCGTCGTGGATACACATAAACCGTCCTTTGTGATGGAAGAGCGTCTCGTGAACAAAATCGAGCACATCGTTGTGATTGACCACCACCGAAGAGGCGAGGAATTTATTAAAGATCCGCTGCTCGTTTATATGGAGCCATACGCTTCATCCACCGCGGAACTCGTGACGGAGCTGCTTGAGTACCAGCCGAAGCGGCTCAAAATCAATATGATTGAAGCGACGGCCTTGTTAGCTGGTATAATAGTGGATACGAAGAGCTTTTCCCTTCGCACGGGCTCGCGGACGTTCGACGCCGCTTCTTATTTAAGAGCGAAAGGCGCAGATACGGTTCTGGTGCAGAAAGTCCTCAAAGAATCGGTCGGTTCTTATATCAAGCGGGCGAAGCTGATCCAGCATACATCTCTATATAAAGAAAATATCGCGATTGCTTCTCTACCTGAGAACGAAGAGGAGTACTTTGACCAGGTGCTGATTGCGCAGGCGGCCGATTCCCTCTTATCGATGAGTGAAGTGGAAGCTTCATTTGCCGTAGCCAGACGGGATGAACATACGGTGTGCATCAGTGCGAGATCGCTTGGCGAGGTCAATGTGCAGATTATTATGGAGGCGCTGGACGGCGGAGGGCATTTAACCAATGCGGCGACCCAGTTATCGGGCATTTCTGTTTCCGAAGCGCTTGTCCGGCTGAAGGAAGCCATTGATGAATATTTTGAGGGAGGCGTTCAGAGATGA
- a CDS encoding YybS family protein produces MKNTRALIEGAILISIFAIISLLVVYLPLLGAILLFALPLPIILYTIRHGLKPGVWMGLASLPVSFIVSSFAGLTGAFTAVCTGIAMGYYFKKKQPVYAVASGALAYVLCGVVFFVVSIVFLNMNVVDNTMSQLRESLSMADAMSKQLGYGDQFGKQMKLMENQLSTLQYLFPAALVLIGVVFAFISYAMARPLLRRFYPDLPKMKPFRELKLPQSVVILYFIVTILGFLHLEKGHMLYSVSLNGGFILSLLICIQGLAFIFFYCHEMEMPKAVPVLAIVLGVLFPFILSVYLLLGIIDIGFNIRNKVTRN; encoded by the coding sequence GTGAAAAATACAAGGGCTCTAATAGAAGGCGCCATTTTGATCAGTATTTTTGCAATCATTTCCCTTTTGGTCGTGTACCTCCCTTTACTGGGGGCGATTCTTCTCTTTGCTTTGCCGCTGCCGATCATTCTTTACACCATTAGGCACGGTCTGAAGCCGGGGGTATGGATGGGTCTTGCCAGCCTTCCTGTCAGTTTTATTGTGAGTTCGTTTGCCGGGCTTACAGGCGCTTTTACGGCGGTCTGTACGGGAATCGCTATGGGATATTACTTTAAAAAGAAACAGCCCGTTTATGCGGTTGCATCCGGCGCTTTGGCGTATGTGCTGTGCGGCGTCGTTTTTTTTGTAGTCAGCATCGTGTTTCTTAATATGAATGTGGTTGATAACACCATGTCTCAGCTTCGGGAATCGCTGTCTATGGCAGATGCCATGTCAAAGCAGCTGGGTTACGGAGATCAGTTCGGGAAGCAGATGAAACTGATGGAAAATCAGCTGAGCACGCTTCAATATCTTTTTCCGGCCGCGCTCGTATTGATCGGCGTTGTTTTTGCTTTCATCAGTTATGCGATGGCAAGGCCGCTTTTAAGGCGATTCTACCCCGATCTTCCGAAGATGAAGCCTTTTAGAGAGCTCAAACTCCCGCAAAGCGTTGTCATTCTGTACTTTATTGTGACGATATTAGGGTTTCTGCATTTGGAAAAAGGGCATATGCTGTATTCGGTTTCATTGAATGGGGGATTTATTCTCAGCTTGCTGATTTGTATTCAAGGATTAGCGTTTATTTTTTTCTACTGTCATGAGATGGAGATGCCAAAAGCCGTTCCTGTATTAGCGATTGTGCTGGGTGTGCTTTTTCCGTTCATCCTGTCCGTGTATCTCCTCTTAGGCATCATTGACATAGGCTTTAACATAAGAAATAAGGTGACGCGAAATTGA